A stretch of Acidobacteriota bacterium DNA encodes these proteins:
- a CDS encoding ABC transporter ATP-binding protein — MSYQVIETHNLRKDFGTKLAVADLTLDVKRGEVFGFLGPNGAGKTTSIKMLLGLVEPTAGTGSVLGVPLNNQKAKAKIGFLPEHFRFHDWLTGREFLYFHGRLYGMKRQQIQARMEELLVRVDMQDAADRKLNEYSKGMLQRIGLAQALLNEPELVFLDEPTSGLDPLGRLLVRDIIRDLRDQGTTVFLNSHLLSEIEVTCNRVVFVKQGRVVKEHVLGKEEADVEVELKLGTTSSEILSGLSQFGHHLVQTNGHLRLKVDSEARLPEIASWIVEKGVPLYKLASIKKPLETVFLEIMGSDERPG, encoded by the coding sequence ATGTCATATCAAGTAATTGAGACTCACAATCTCCGCAAAGATTTTGGGACAAAACTGGCAGTTGCCGACCTCACCCTGGATGTGAAACGGGGTGAGGTTTTTGGCTTTCTTGGTCCAAACGGAGCTGGAAAAACAACTTCAATCAAAATGTTGTTGGGATTGGTTGAGCCGACGGCTGGAACTGGATCAGTGCTGGGTGTTCCACTCAACAATCAGAAAGCCAAAGCAAAAATTGGGTTTTTACCCGAGCATTTTCGCTTTCATGATTGGCTTACCGGACGCGAGTTTCTTTATTTTCACGGACGGTTGTATGGCATGAAGCGGCAACAGATCCAGGCACGAATGGAAGAACTTCTGGTTCGGGTTGATATGCAGGATGCGGCTGACCGAAAACTCAACGAGTACAGCAAAGGAATGCTACAACGTATTGGCCTGGCCCAGGCGCTGTTGAATGAACCGGAACTTGTATTTCTGGATGAACCGACTTCGGGACTTGATCCGCTCGGACGATTGCTGGTGCGGGATATTATTCGGGATTTGCGCGACCAGGGAACAACGGTTTTTTTAAATTCCCATTTGCTCAGTGAAATCGAAGTGACCTGTAACCGGGTGGTTTTTGTCAAACAAGGTCGAGTTGTGAAAGAGCACGTTTTGGGTAAAGAAGAGGCCGACGTTGAAGTTGAGTTGAAGTTAGGCACCACATCATCTGAGATTTTGTCTGGCCTCTCACAATTTGGTCATCATCTTGTGCAAACCAATGGACATCTGCGCCTGAAAGTTGATTCAGAAGCCCGACTTCCAGAAATTGCGAGTTGGATTGTGGAAAAAGGAGTTCCTCTCTACAAATTAGCCTCAATTAAAAAACCGCTTGAAACGGTATTTCTTGAAATTATGGGATCGGATGAGCGCCCAGGATGA
- a CDS encoding sigma-70 family RNA polymerase sigma factor, with the protein MSSQTHAMGWILPFTAKAQEADWEVLYKEELPRIFNFFRYRVGDVSLAEDLTSTTFEKAWQHRDRYRRDLAGFSTWLFTIARNVAADHFRRHNVQVPLEAIHDVPSASNPEASAVKQAEFQRLSVLLATLPERERELLALKYGAGLTNRSIAQITGLSESNVGSLLHRTIHSLRESW; encoded by the coding sequence ATGAGCTCACAAACCCACGCCATGGGATGGATTCTTCCATTTACTGCCAAAGCCCAGGAAGCTGACTGGGAAGTCCTTTACAAAGAAGAGCTTCCACGGATTTTTAACTTTTTCCGCTATCGAGTTGGGGATGTTTCCCTGGCTGAAGATTTGACCTCAACGACCTTTGAAAAAGCCTGGCAACATCGGGACCGCTATCGCCGCGATCTGGCTGGATTTTCAACCTGGTTGTTTACCATTGCCCGCAACGTGGCTGCCGACCATTTCCGCCGCCATAACGTCCAGGTGCCGCTCGAAGCCATCCACGATGTGCCTTCAGCTTCAAACCCTGAGGCTTCGGCGGTCAAACAGGCGGAGTTTCAGAGGTTATCGGTTTTGCTGGCAACGCTGCCTGAACGTGAGCGCGAATTGCTGGCCCTGAAATATGGTGCGGGGTTGACCAATCGTTCAATCGCGCAGATTACGGGATTGAGCGAATCCAACGTCGGGTCGCTTTTACACCGCACCATTCATTCCCTACGTGAAAGTTGGTAA
- a CDS encoding fructose-bisphosphatase class III, with amino-acid sequence MSSTFDTQELTMLHAVASQYPTTDEALAEISILKAGLSLPKGVVHIVSDVHGEYKKLRHIINNASGSLRLLVETRFGNRLSTQEQQQLLATIYYPHEVIEHLRPQFQESGFRHRWVRNTIRHQFEVVLALGRNYRRRHVTSLFPREFQELFEELLDESAAGRGSGYINAMLEALEPYDRDLTAVRAASRLVRNLSVSELVVAGDLGDRGPRLDKVLDYLMQQPNVSFTWGNHDASWMGACLGNEALIATVLRISLRYRRLSQLEEGYGLIVSPLEKLARTVYGNDPAKYFSAKGTGLREEILLARMQKAIAIIQFKLEGQIIRRHPEWEMEHRALLHRINFQEGTITIDDKVFPLRDTYLPTIDPVDPYRLSHEEQVCMDRMRQSFVSSDRLWQHMSFVARRGAMWLRRDQAVIFHGCVPVDEAGDFLSVEVDGKNVSGRGLFDALEFKIRGAFRKGAERVGIDADWLWYLWTGPRSPLFGKDRMATFETYFIDDKSIHVEHKNPYFKLIHDADFCRVVCGEFGVFEDGLIVNGHVPVKVEKGEQPVKRGGNAVTIDGAFSEAYGDRGYTLILAPERIALAEHHHFESINEAITSGADIIPKVENLRTYDPQRTIGDTEEGEEVRHKIGVLERLVLAYEEGVIHERNQITH; translated from the coding sequence ATGTCTTCGACCTTCGACACCCAGGAACTGACGATGCTCCATGCGGTAGCGTCTCAATACCCGACCACGGATGAGGCCCTGGCTGAGATTTCGATTTTGAAGGCCGGGCTCTCGCTTCCAAAAGGCGTGGTCCACATTGTGAGCGACGTTCATGGCGAGTATAAGAAGCTTCGCCATATTATTAACAACGCCTCAGGTAGTCTCCGGCTTCTGGTGGAAACCCGCTTTGGCAATCGCCTTTCCACTCAGGAACAACAGCAACTCCTGGCAACCATTTATTATCCACACGAAGTGATCGAACACCTTCGGCCCCAATTTCAAGAAAGCGGGTTTCGGCATCGTTGGGTCAGAAACACCATTCGGCACCAATTCGAGGTTGTTCTGGCCCTGGGTCGAAACTATCGCCGTCGCCATGTCACGTCGCTTTTTCCACGCGAATTTCAAGAACTCTTTGAAGAACTGCTGGATGAATCAGCCGCCGGTCGGGGATCCGGATACATCAATGCCATGCTGGAGGCGCTAGAGCCCTATGACCGGGATTTAACCGCCGTCAGAGCGGCCTCGCGCCTGGTGCGTAACCTTTCTGTTTCTGAACTGGTCGTGGCTGGCGATCTGGGGGACCGCGGCCCCAGGTTAGATAAAGTGCTTGATTACCTGATGCAACAACCCAATGTTTCTTTCACCTGGGGCAATCACGATGCCTCCTGGATGGGCGCCTGTCTTGGCAACGAAGCCCTCATTGCCACGGTGTTGCGGATTTCGCTCCGGTATCGGCGGCTCTCTCAACTTGAAGAAGGCTACGGGTTGATTGTTTCGCCACTCGAAAAACTGGCTCGCACCGTTTATGGGAACGATCCGGCGAAATATTTCAGTGCCAAAGGTACGGGCCTTCGTGAAGAAATCCTGCTCGCCCGTATGCAAAAAGCCATTGCCATTATTCAATTTAAACTCGAAGGCCAAATTATCCGGCGACATCCGGAATGGGAGATGGAACACCGGGCGTTGCTCCACCGGATTAATTTTCAAGAAGGCACCATCACGATTGACGACAAGGTCTTTCCGCTCCGGGACACATACCTCCCCACGATTGACCCGGTAGACCCATATCGGCTGTCACACGAAGAACAGGTCTGTATGGACCGCATGCGGCAATCCTTTGTTTCCAGCGACCGCCTCTGGCAACACATGTCGTTTGTTGCCCGCCGGGGAGCCATGTGGCTTCGGCGTGACCAGGCAGTTATTTTTCACGGGTGCGTACCGGTTGACGAGGCGGGCGATTTTCTTTCGGTTGAGGTTGACGGCAAAAATGTTTCGGGTCGCGGCCTCTTTGATGCACTTGAATTCAAAATCCGTGGTGCTTTTCGCAAAGGCGCCGAGCGGGTGGGAATTGATGCTGATTGGCTGTGGTACCTGTGGACTGGCCCTCGATCACCACTGTTTGGAAAAGACCGGATGGCCACCTTTGAAACTTATTTTATTGACGACAAATCCATTCACGTCGAACACAAAAACCCCTATTTCAAACTCATCCACGATGCTGATTTCTGCCGGGTGGTGTGCGGCGAATTCGGGGTTTTCGAAGATGGCCTGATCGTCAATGGTCACGTTCCAGTCAAAGTTGAAAAAGGCGAACAACCGGTCAAACGTGGTGGGAATGCCGTCACAATTGATGGTGCGTTTTCTGAAGCCTATGGTGACCGAGGATATACTTTAATCCTTGCACCAGAACGTATTGCACTGGCTGAACACCATCACTTCGAATCAATCAATGAAGCGATTACCAGTGGGGCCGATATCATTCCAAAAGTTGAAAACCTGCGGACCTATGACCCGCAGCGGACAATTGGAGATACCGAAGAAGGTGAAGAGGTTCGGCACAAAATCGGGGTTCTGGAACGACTGGTGCTCGCCTATGAAGAGGGTGTCATCCACGAACGAAATCAGATAACGCATTGA